A single region of the Lotus japonicus ecotype B-129 chromosome 4, LjGifu_v1.2 genome encodes:
- the LOC130715637 gene encoding adenosylhomocysteinase 1, whose product MALLVEKTTSGREYKVKDLSQADFGRLELELAEVEMPGLMACRTEFGPAQPFKGARITGSLHMTIQTAVLIETLTALGAEVRWCSCNIFSTQDHAAAAIARDSAAVFAWKGETLQEYWWCTERALDWGPGGGPDLIVDDGGDATLLIHEGVKAEEVFEKTGELPDPTSTDNPEFQIVLTIIRDGLKTDSHRYRKMKERLVGVSEETTTGVKRLYQMQANGTLLFPAINVNDSVTKSKFDNLYGCRHSLPDGLMRATDIMIAGKVAVVAGYGDVGKGCAAALKQAGARVIVTEIDPICALQALMEGLQVLTLEDVVSEADIFVTTTGNKDIIMVDHMRKMKNNAIVCNIGHFDNEIDMLGLESYPGVKRITIKPQTDRFVFPETNTGIIVLAEGRLMNLGCATGHPSFVMSCSFTNQVIAQLELWNERNSGKYKKEVYVLPKHLDEKVAALHLGKLGARLTKLSKDQADYISVPVEGPYKPLHYRY is encoded by the exons ATGGCTTTGTTGGTCGAGAAAACCACATCTGGCCGCGAGTACAAGGTCAAGGACCTCTCTCAGGCCGACTTCGGCCGCCTCGAGCTCGAGCTCGCCGAGGTCGAGATGCCCGGCCTCATGGCCTGCCGTACCGAGTTCGGCCCTGCTCAGCCCTTCAAAGGCGCTAGAATCACCGGATCCCTCCACATGACCATTCAAACCGCCGTCCTCATTGAAACCCTCACCGCCCTCGGCGCCGAGGTTCGCTGGTGCTCCTGCAACATCTTCTCCACCCAGGACCACGCCGCCGCTGCCATCGCCCGCGATAGCGCTGCGGTTTTCGCCTGGAAGGGTGAGACCCTCCAGGAGTACTGGTGGTGCACCGAGCGTGCCCTCGACTGGGGTCCCGGTGGTGGTCCCGATCTCATCGTTGATGATGGAGGTGACGCTACCCTCCTCATCCACGAGGGGGTTAAGGCTGAGGAGGTGTTCGAGAAGACCGGTGAGCTTCCCGACCCGACTTCCACCGACAACCCTGAGTTCCAGATCGTGCTTACCATCATCAGGGATGGGTTGAAGACTGACTCCCATAGGTACCGCAAGATGAAGGAGAGGCTCGTCGGTGTCTCGGAGGAGACCACCACCGGAGTCAAGAGGCTTTACCAGATGCAGGCCAATGGAACTCTCTTGTTCCCTGCTATCAATGTCAATGACTCTGTCACCAAGAGCAAG TTTGACAACTTGTATGGATGCCGTCACTCTCTCCCTGATGGTCTGATGAGGGCTACCGATATTATGATTGCTGGGAAGGTGGCTGTTGTGGCTGGATATGGAGATGTCGGCAAGGGTTGTGCTGCTGCTTTGAAACAAGCTGGTGCTCGTGTCATTGTGACTGAGATTGATCCCATCTGTGCCCTTCAGGCTCTCATGGAAGGTCTTCAGGTTCTGACCCTGGAGGATGTTGTCTCTGAGGCTGATATCTTTGTCACCACCACCGGTAACAAGGACATCATCATGGTTGACCacatgaggaagatgaagaacaatGCCATTGTCTGCAACATTGGTCACTTTGACAATGAAATCGACATGCTTGGTCTTGAGAGCTACCCTGGTGTGAAGCGCATCACCATCAAACCTCAAACTGATAGGTTCGTCTTCCCCGAGACCAACACCGGCATCATTGTCTTGGCCGAGGGTCGTCTGATGAACTTGGGCTGCGCCACAGGGCACCCCAGTTTCGTGATGTCCTGCTCCTTCACCAACCAGGTCATTGCTCAGCTTGAGCTGTGGAATGAGAGGAACTCTGGCAAGTACAAGAAGGAGGTTTACGTTTTGCCCAAGCATCTTGATGAGAAGGTGGCTGCACTTCACCTTGGCAAGCTTGGAGCTAGGCTCACCAAGCTCAGCAAGGATCAAGCTGATTACATCAGTGTGCCTGTTGAGGGCCCATACAAGCCTCTTCACTACAGGTACTGA
- the LOC130710600 gene encoding serine hydroxymethyltransferase 4-like → MDPVKVWGNTPLIEVDGEIHDLIEKEKRRQCRGIELIASENFTSFAVIEALGSALTNKYSEGMPGNRYYGGNEFIDQIENLCRSRALQAFHLDAAKWGVNVQPYSGSPANFAAYTAVLNPHDRIMGLDLPSGGHLTHGYYTSGGKKISATSIYFESLPYKVNSTTGYIDYDRLEEKALDFRPKLIICGGSAYPRDWDYRRFREVADKCGALLLCDMAHISGLVAAQEVNDPFEYCDIVTTTTHKSLRGPRAGMIFYRKGPKPAKKGQPEGAVYEFEDKINFAVFPSLQGGPHNHQIGALAVALKQSMTPGFKAYAKQVKANAVAIGNYLMSKGYSLVTSGTENHLVLWDLRPLGLTGNKVEKLCDLCSITVNKNAVFGDSSALAPGGVRVGAPAMTSRGLVEKDFEQIGEFLHRAVTLTLDIQKEYGKLLKDFNKGLVNNKALEDLKADVEKFSSSFDMPGFLMSEMKYQD, encoded by the exons ATGGATCCAGTGAAAGTATGGGGTAACACACCCCTAATCGAGGTCGACGGCGAGATCCACGACCTCATCGAGAAGGAGAAGCGCCGCCAGTGCCGCGGCATCGAGCTAATCGCATCGGAGAATTTCACCTCCTTCGCCGTCATCGAAGCTCTCGGCTCCGCCCTCACCAACAAATACTCCGAGGGCATGCCCGGTAACCGCTACTACGGCGGCAACGAGTTCATCGACCAGATCGAGAATCTCTGCCGCTCTCGCGCGCTTCAAGCCTTCCATCTCGACGCTGCAAAATGGGGCGTTAACGTCCAGCCCTACTCCGGCTCACCGGCCAACTTCGCCGCATACACCGCCGTGCTCAACCCTCACGACCGCATCATGGGGTTGGATCTCCCCTCCGGTGGACATCTCACCCATGGGTACTATACCTCCGGCGGGAAGAAGATCTCTGCGACTTCGATTTACTTTGAGAGTCTTCCGTATAAGGTGAACTCCACCACCGGGTACATTGATTACGATCGGTTGGAGGAGAAGGCGTTGGATTTCAGGCCTAAGTTGATTATCTGCGGTGGCAGTGCTTACCCTAGGGATTGGGATTACAGACGCTTCAGGGAGGTTGCTGACAAGTGTGGCGCGCTTTTGCTCTGTGATATGGCGCACATTAGTGGCCTTGTTGCTGCTCAG GAAGTTAATGATCCCTTTGAGTACTGTGACATAGTCACAACAACCACCCACAAAAGCTTGAGGGGACCTAGGGCTGGTATGATCTTCTACCGGAAGGGACCTAAACCAGCCAAGAAGGGCCAGCCCGAGGGTGCAGTTTACGAGTTTGAGGACAAAATCAACTTTGCAGTCTTCCCCTCCCTTCAGGGTGGTCCTCACAATCACCAGATTGGTGCCCTTGCTGTCGCTTTGAAACAGTCCATGACACCTGGGTTCAAGGCATATGCCAAGCAAGTTAAGGCCAATGCAGTTGCCATTGGAAATTACTTGATGAGCAAAGGATACAGTCTTGTCACCAGTGGAACTGAGAACCACCTTGTCTTGTGGGATCTCCGGCCTCTTGGATTGACCG GCAATAAGGTGGAGAAACTTTGTGACCTCTGTAGCATTACAGTGAACAAAAATGCTGTTTTTGGTGATAGCAGTGCCTTGGCTCCTGGAGGAGTTCGAGTTG GTGCTCCAGCCATGACCTCTAGAGGCTTGGTTGAGAAGGACTTTGAGCAGATTGGAGAGTTCCTCCACCGTGCTGTGACTCTCACACTCGACATCCAGAAGGAGTATGGcaaacttctgaaggattttaACAAGGGCTTGGTGAACAACAAGGCTCTTGAAGATCTCAAGGCTGATGTTGAGAAGTTCTCTTCCTCATTTGACATGCCTGGATTCCTGATGTCTGAGATGAAGTACCAGGATTAG
- the LOC130711836 gene encoding uncharacterized protein LOC130711836, which yields MGIPMKSESSSSTKHFHIHKAFLFCNYILLGAAASCIFFTLSLRLIPSICGLLLLLLHAFTIAGAAFGCAAASSAGPSRWYSSHLIATVLAAIFQGSVSVLIFTRTEDFLAELKSYVNEDNASVILKITGGLAALIFFLEWVVLTLAFFLKYYSYLEGGAGGANTVVAMRSGKVQEDSKNWACPFQV from the coding sequence ATGGGAATACCAATGAAGAGTGAGTCAAGCTCAAGCACAAAACATTTCCACATTCACAAGGCCTTCCTTTTCTGCAACTACATCCTCTTAGGCGCAGCTGCCAGCTGCATTTTCTTCACCCTCTCCCTCCGCCTCATCCCTTCAATCTGCGGCCTCttactcctcctcctccacgcCTTCACCATCGCAGGCGCCGCTTTCGGCTGCGCGGCCGCATCATCAGCAGGACCTTCTCGCTGGTACTCTTCTCACTTGATAGCCACCGTGCTCGCAGCCATATTCCAGGGCTCTGTTTCTGTTCTGATCTTCACTAGAACAGAGGATTTTCTTGCAGAGTTGAAATCCTATGTGAACGAAGATAATGCCTCTGTGATTCTCAAAATAACCGGTGGCCTCGCTGCTTTGATCTTCTTCTTGGAGTGGGTGGTTCTTACCCTCGCTTTTTTCTTGAAGTATTACTCTTACCTTGAAGGTGGAGCTGGTGGGGCTAACACTGTTGTTGCCATGAGGAGTGGCAAGGTGCAAGAGGATTCGAAGAATTGGGCATGCCCTTTCCAAGTTTAA